The Nocardioides plantarum genome includes a region encoding these proteins:
- a CDS encoding extracellular solute-binding protein, whose translation MTIKTSRGVSRPGLGVCATLLLGLTLAACGGGGGDPAESAEQDTLEPGETLTITTFGEFGYDALIADWNKANPGIQVEQTKVSLWDDWKNELNTNLQANAGLPDVVAIEGDFMPALVAAPDRWVDLSDKDVEGRWLDFKEKAATTSDGQLLGYPTDAGPEAFCYRADLFEEAGLPSDRAEVAKLMTTWDDYYALGEKFTAKSDAAWYDSSGTIAQAMLNQVPNPFEESDGTVNVENDGLKAVWNTVTGNAETLSTRNKLWNDDWSASFKKDGFATIPCPGWMRSNIKDNQGKLKDGVVWDVVDVFPGGGGNWGGSFLAVPKTSTHQTEAQKFLEWMTAPEQQLRVFADLGNFPSQVKAIDSPDLLSATDEYFNNAPVGEIYSNRAAAIDVQPFQGPLYSDILGKFQLAIDRVDEGSASPDKSWKTFLSDVASLQ comes from the coding sequence GTGACCATCAAGACCTCTCGCGGTGTGAGCCGCCCCGGACTGGGCGTCTGCGCGACGCTCCTGCTCGGCCTGACCCTCGCGGCCTGCGGCGGCGGGGGCGGCGACCCGGCCGAGTCCGCCGAGCAGGACACGCTCGAGCCCGGTGAGACCCTCACCATCACGACGTTCGGCGAGTTCGGCTACGACGCCCTCATCGCCGACTGGAACAAGGCCAACCCCGGCATCCAGGTCGAGCAGACCAAGGTCTCGCTGTGGGACGACTGGAAGAACGAGCTCAACACCAACCTGCAGGCCAACGCGGGTCTCCCCGACGTCGTGGCCATCGAGGGCGACTTCATGCCGGCGCTGGTCGCTGCTCCCGACCGCTGGGTCGACCTGTCCGACAAGGACGTCGAGGGCCGCTGGCTCGACTTCAAGGAGAAGGCCGCCACCACCTCCGACGGCCAGCTGCTCGGCTACCCGACCGATGCCGGCCCCGAGGCGTTCTGCTACCGCGCCGACCTGTTCGAGGAGGCCGGGCTGCCGAGCGACCGCGCCGAGGTCGCCAAGCTGATGACGACCTGGGACGACTACTACGCCCTCGGCGAGAAGTTCACCGCCAAGTCCGACGCCGCCTGGTACGACTCCTCCGGGACGATCGCCCAGGCGATGCTCAACCAGGTGCCCAACCCCTTCGAGGAGAGCGACGGCACCGTCAACGTCGAGAACGACGGGCTGAAGGCCGTGTGGAACACGGTCACCGGCAACGCCGAGACGCTCTCGACGCGCAACAAGCTGTGGAACGACGACTGGTCGGCGTCGTTCAAGAAGGACGGCTTCGCCACCATCCCGTGCCCCGGCTGGATGCGCAGCAACATCAAGGACAACCAGGGCAAGCTCAAGGACGGCGTCGTCTGGGACGTCGTCGACGTGTTCCCCGGCGGCGGCGGCAACTGGGGCGGGTCGTTCCTGGCCGTGCCCAAGACCTCCACCCACCAGACCGAGGCCCAGAAGTTCCTCGAGTGGATGACCGCTCCCGAGCAGCAGCTGCGGGTCTTCGCCGACCTCGGCAACTTCCCCTCGCAGGTCAAGGCGATCGACAGCCCCGACCTGCTGAGCGCGACCGACGAGTACTTCAACAACGCCCCGGTCGGTGAGATCTACTCCAACCGCGCCGCCGCCATCGACGTCCAGCCCTTCCAGGGCCCGCTCTACTCCGACATCCTCGGCAAGTTCCAGCTCGCGATCGACCGGGTCGACGAGGGCTCCGCGTCGCCCGACAAGTCGTGGAAGACCTTCCTCTCCGACGTCGCGTCCCTGCAGTGA
- a CDS encoding carbohydrate ABC transporter permease: protein MTAPADAGTPLQPGDHPHRPEAGAGGAGKPTPGGRGGRQDDRRLLRRERRARWDVKIAPYLFVSPFFVVFAVVGMFPLAYTGYLSLYEWDRTQYARGGFAGLDNFRWVLEDPVFVKSVVNTLSIFVMSSIPQVIIAVTVAALLDQQLRGSTFWRISVLLPFVVAPTAAVLIFGSLFADRSGVINEVLGNLGLEPIRWHVERWWSHVAISGMVNWRWTGYNALIFLAAMQAVPRDVYESAALDGAGRVRQLFAITLPMIRPTVIFVIVTTTIGGLQIFTEPRLFDDTAQREGGADHQYMTMTLYVYVKGIEDQFYGRASAAAWLLFMFIIAIVLVNYLVTRWLTRRRAL, encoded by the coding sequence GTGACGGCGCCGGCTGACGCCGGCACCCCCCTCCAGCCCGGCGACCACCCGCACCGGCCGGAGGCCGGTGCGGGTGGCGCTGGGAAGCCCACACCGGGCGGGCGCGGGGGCCGGCAGGACGATCGCCGACTCCTGCGCCGCGAGCGGCGGGCCAGGTGGGACGTCAAGATCGCGCCGTACCTGTTCGTGTCGCCGTTCTTCGTCGTCTTCGCCGTGGTCGGGATGTTCCCGCTGGCCTACACCGGCTACCTCTCCCTCTACGAGTGGGACCGCACCCAGTACGCCCGCGGTGGGTTCGCCGGCCTCGACAACTTCAGGTGGGTCCTCGAGGACCCCGTCTTCGTGAAGTCCGTGGTCAACACCCTCAGCATCTTCGTGATGTCCTCGATCCCCCAGGTCATCATCGCCGTGACGGTCGCCGCGCTGCTCGACCAGCAGCTGCGCGGCAGCACCTTCTGGCGGATCAGCGTGCTGCTGCCGTTCGTCGTCGCCCCCACCGCGGCGGTCCTCATCTTCGGCAGCCTGTTCGCCGACCGCTCCGGCGTCATCAACGAGGTGCTCGGCAACCTCGGCCTCGAGCCGATCCGGTGGCACGTCGAGCGCTGGTGGAGCCACGTCGCGATCTCCGGCATGGTCAACTGGCGCTGGACCGGCTACAACGCGCTGATCTTCCTGGCCGCGATGCAGGCCGTGCCCCGCGACGTCTACGAGTCGGCGGCCCTCGACGGCGCCGGCCGGGTGCGCCAGCTGTTCGCCATCACGCTGCCGATGATCCGGCCCACGGTGATCTTCGTGATCGTCACGACCACCATCGGCGGCCTGCAGATCTTCACCGAGCCCCGGCTGTTCGACGACACCGCGCAGCGCGAGGGCGGTGCCGACCACCAGTACATGACGATGACGCTCTACGTCTACGTCAAGGGCATCGAGGACCAGTTCTACGGTCGCGCGTCGGCCGCCGCCTGGCTGCTGTTCATGTTCATCATCGCCATCGTGCTGGTCAACTACCTCGTCACACGATGGCTCACCCGACGGAGAGCACTGTGA
- a CDS encoding carbohydrate ABC transporter permease, with the protein MTRRPGPLVYGLLAAFVIGSALPLYWSFMIGSHTRERAVETPPPLLPGGHFFENVSRVLDTIDFWQALLNSLVVATVCATSVVVFSTLAGFSFAKLKFRGSSSMMGFVVMTMAVPTQLAIVPLFILMRDYRLLDTLAAVALPTLVTAFGVFFMRQYLLDAVPDELVEAARMDGCSMIRTFWTVAVPAARPAMAILFLFTFMQVWTDYMWPLVALQKTETLQIALDRLALTGQGQTTDYALVLAGTAMATVPLLVLFVLSGRQLVSGIMQGAIKG; encoded by the coding sequence GTGACCAGACGTCCCGGCCCCCTGGTCTACGGCCTGCTCGCCGCGTTCGTGATCGGGTCGGCCCTGCCCCTCTACTGGTCGTTCATGATCGGTTCCCACACCCGGGAGCGGGCCGTGGAGACCCCGCCCCCGCTGCTGCCCGGCGGTCACTTCTTCGAGAACGTCAGCCGGGTGCTCGACACCATCGACTTCTGGCAGGCGCTGCTCAACAGCCTGGTCGTGGCGACGGTGTGCGCGACGTCGGTCGTCGTCTTCTCCACGCTGGCCGGCTTCAGCTTCGCCAAGCTCAAGTTCCGCGGGAGCTCGTCGATGATGGGGTTCGTCGTGATGACGATGGCGGTGCCGACGCAGCTGGCGATCGTCCCGCTGTTCATCCTGATGCGCGACTACCGGCTGCTCGACACCCTCGCCGCGGTCGCCCTACCGACCCTCGTGACGGCGTTCGGCGTCTTCTTCATGCGCCAGTACCTCCTCGACGCCGTCCCCGACGAGCTCGTCGAGGCCGCCCGGATGGACGGCTGCTCGATGATCCGCACGTTCTGGACCGTCGCCGTGCCCGCCGCCCGGCCCGCCATGGCGATCCTGTTCCTCTTCACCTTCATGCAGGTCTGGACCGACTACATGTGGCCGCTCGTGGCCCTGCAGAAGACCGAGACCCTCCAGATCGCCCTGGACCGCCTCGCGCTCACCGGGCAGGGCCAGACCACCGACTACGCCCTGGTGCTGGCCGGTACGGCGATGGCCACCGTCCCCCTACTCGTCCTGTTCGTCCTGTCCGGCCGCCAGCTGGTGTCCGGCATCATGCAAGGAGCCATCAAGGGATGA
- a CDS encoding glycoside hydrolase family 1 protein, producing MTELETPSATTTHLLSSSDRGRAIQFPAGFGWGAATASYQVEGAAALDGRTPSIWDTYAARPGAVVAGDNGDVACDHYHRYRDDVALMRDLNLGSYRFSVAWPRVRPDGGAVNEAGLDFYRRLVDELLDAGITPWLTLYHWDLPQTLEDAGGWTHRDTVHRFVDYAQTVHDALGDRVPTITTMNEPWCSAFLGYTSGRHAPGRREGAAGLVAAHHLMLAHGLAVQALRADGATADLGITLNLTVADPHDADDPVDRDAARRVDGLFNRVFLDPLLRGHYPEDVLADTAAMTFAGQPWTDVVHDGDLAAVSSRLDVLGVNYYNGGAHSGHPHPAPDDGGVVHPDLPSGSPFPGGDDIHEVSRGLPRTGIGWEVQPEGFTRLLTRLHDDYDLPPVWITENGAAYADEVVDGRVDDHERRDYVEAHLRALHAAIEQGVDVRGYFAWSLLDNFEWSYGYGQRFGIVHVDFDTQERTRKLSADWYSRVAASGHVGEV from the coding sequence ATGACCGAGCTCGAGACCCCCTCCGCCACCACGACGCACCTCCTGTCGTCCTCGGACCGGGGCCGCGCCATCCAGTTCCCCGCCGGCTTCGGGTGGGGCGCCGCGACGGCGTCCTACCAGGTCGAGGGCGCCGCCGCCCTCGACGGTCGTACGCCGTCCATCTGGGACACCTACGCCGCCCGGCCCGGTGCCGTGGTCGCCGGCGACAACGGCGACGTGGCCTGCGACCACTACCACCGCTACCGCGACGACGTCGCCCTGATGCGCGACCTCAACCTGGGCTCCTACCGCTTCTCGGTCGCGTGGCCGCGGGTGCGCCCCGACGGCGGCGCGGTCAACGAGGCCGGCCTCGACTTCTACCGCCGCCTGGTCGACGAGCTGCTCGACGCCGGCATCACGCCGTGGCTGACGCTCTATCACTGGGACCTGCCGCAGACCCTCGAGGACGCCGGCGGGTGGACCCACCGCGACACCGTCCACCGCTTCGTCGACTACGCGCAGACCGTGCACGACGCGCTGGGCGACCGGGTCCCGACGATCACCACGATGAACGAGCCGTGGTGCTCGGCGTTCCTCGGCTACACCTCCGGGCGCCACGCCCCCGGGCGACGCGAGGGCGCCGCCGGGCTCGTGGCCGCCCACCACCTGATGCTCGCGCACGGGCTCGCGGTCCAGGCCCTGCGCGCCGACGGCGCCACCGCCGACCTCGGCATCACGCTCAACCTCACCGTCGCCGACCCCCACGACGCCGACGACCCCGTCGACCGTGACGCCGCGCGCCGCGTCGACGGGCTCTTCAACCGGGTCTTCCTCGACCCCCTGCTGCGAGGGCACTACCCCGAGGACGTGCTGGCCGACACCGCGGCGATGACCTTCGCCGGACAGCCGTGGACCGACGTCGTCCACGACGGCGACCTCGCCGCGGTGAGCAGCCGGCTCGACGTGCTGGGCGTCAACTACTACAACGGCGGCGCCCACTCCGGGCACCCGCACCCGGCGCCCGACGACGGCGGCGTGGTCCACCCCGACCTGCCCAGCGGGTCGCCGTTCCCCGGCGGCGACGACATCCACGAGGTCAGCCGCGGCCTGCCGCGCACCGGCATCGGCTGGGAGGTGCAGCCCGAGGGCTTCACCCGCCTGTTGACCCGGTTGCACGACGACTACGACCTGCCCCCGGTCTGGATCACCGAGAACGGCGCCGCCTACGCCGACGAGGTCGTCGACGGCCGCGTCGACGACCACGAGCGGCGCGACTACGTCGAGGCCCACCTGCGCGCCCTGCACGCCGCTATCGAGCAGGGCGTCGACGTCCGCGGCTACTTCGCGTGGTCGCTGCTCGACAACTTCGAGTGGTCCTACGGCTACGGCCAGCGGTTCGGCATCGTCCACGTCGACTTCGACACCCAGGAGCGCACCCGCAAGCTCAGCGCCGACTGGTACTCCCGCGTCGCGGCCTCGGGTCACGTCGGGGAGGTCTAG
- a CDS encoding LacI family DNA-binding transcriptional regulator, which translates to MDEDSARSPSLPTLDEVARLAGVSRATASRAINGGDKVSLKARTAVDAAVQSLGYAPNLAARSLVTRRTDSVALVVPEPDDRVFSDPFFARTLRGVSRVLGARDLQLVLLLTGPGEEEQRMLRYLRNRHIDGAIVVSHHRNDHLSDHLAAMGLPCVFVGRPWTSAAKVAYVDTDNVAGGSEATEALVRRGCRRIGTIAGPADMTAGVDRLLGWRMAMHKAGLSDDAVVHGDFTEAGGESAAAQLLIQHPDLDGIAVASDLMAAGALRALARTGRRVPDDVAVVGYDDLGVAERTTPPLTTVHAPVGDMADQAARLLLEQLDDGGRPRAMRIVFPPSLVQRDSA; encoded by the coding sequence ATGGACGAGGACAGCGCCCGATCGCCGTCGTTGCCCACCCTCGACGAGGTGGCCCGGCTGGCCGGCGTCTCGCGGGCGACCGCGTCGCGGGCCATCAACGGCGGCGACAAGGTGAGCCTGAAGGCCCGCACCGCGGTCGACGCCGCCGTCCAGTCCCTGGGCTACGCACCCAACCTCGCCGCCCGCAGCCTGGTGACGCGGCGTACCGACTCGGTCGCGCTCGTCGTGCCCGAGCCCGACGACCGGGTCTTCTCCGACCCGTTCTTCGCCCGCACCCTGCGCGGCGTCAGCCGGGTCCTCGGAGCGCGCGACCTCCAGCTGGTGCTGCTCCTCACCGGGCCCGGCGAGGAGGAGCAGCGGATGCTCCGCTACCTCCGCAACCGCCACATCGACGGGGCCATCGTGGTGTCCCACCACCGCAACGACCACCTCAGCGACCACCTCGCCGCGATGGGCCTGCCGTGCGTGTTCGTCGGTCGCCCGTGGACCAGCGCCGCCAAGGTCGCCTACGTCGACACCGACAACGTCGCCGGCGGCAGCGAGGCGACCGAGGCCCTCGTACGCCGGGGCTGCCGCCGCATCGGCACCATCGCCGGACCGGCCGACATGACCGCCGGGGTCGACCGGCTGCTGGGCTGGCGGATGGCGATGCACAAGGCGGGCCTGTCCGACGACGCCGTCGTGCACGGCGACTTCACCGAGGCCGGCGGCGAGTCCGCGGCCGCCCAGCTGCTCATCCAGCACCCCGACCTCGACGGCATCGCCGTCGCCTCCGACCTGATGGCCGCCGGCGCCCTGCGCGCCCTGGCCCGCACCGGTCGCCGGGTCCCCGACGACGTCGCCGTGGTCGGGTACGACGACCTCGGCGTCGCCGAGCGGACCACCCCACCGCTGACCACCGTCCACGCCCCGGTCGGCGACATGGCCGACCAGGCCGCCCGCCTGCTCCTCGAGCAGCTCGACGACGGAGGCCGGCCGCGCGCGATGCGCATCGTCTTCCCGCCCTCGCTGGTCCAGCGCGACAGCGCCTGA
- a CDS encoding ABC transporter ATP-binding protein — MATVTFEKAQRWYPGADKPAVPGIDLEIGDGEFMVLVGPSGCGKSTTLRMLAGLEEVDDGKVFIGERDITTVPPKDRDIAMVFQNYALYPHMTVADNLGFALKIAKVPGDERKRRVAEAARILGLEEFLGRKPKALSGGQRQRVAMGRAIVRNPAVFCMDEPLSNLDAKMRVQTRTDIAKLQADLGVTTVYVTHDQVEAMTMGDRVAVMKDGVLQQVDTPLALYDRPVNLFVAGFIGSPQMNLLEATASQDGQAQIGDYQVPVDPTAAQRMRGQVTVGVRPESWRIVSAEQGGLPVRVTVVEELGADGYVYGTSGVDGTPANIIVRVSGRDQVHKGDTIHVTTDPAQVHVFDTDTGARLSA; from the coding sequence ATGGCCACCGTGACGTTCGAGAAGGCACAGCGCTGGTACCCCGGCGCCGACAAGCCCGCCGTACCCGGCATCGACCTGGAGATCGGCGACGGGGAGTTCATGGTGCTCGTCGGCCCGTCGGGGTGCGGCAAGTCCACGACCCTGCGGATGCTCGCCGGGCTCGAGGAGGTCGACGACGGCAAGGTCTTCATCGGCGAGCGCGACATCACCACCGTGCCGCCCAAGGACCGCGACATCGCCATGGTCTTCCAGAACTACGCGCTCTACCCGCACATGACGGTCGCCGACAACCTCGGCTTCGCGCTCAAGATCGCCAAGGTGCCCGGCGACGAGCGCAAGAGGCGCGTCGCCGAGGCCGCCCGCATCCTCGGTCTCGAGGAGTTCCTGGGCCGCAAGCCCAAGGCGCTGTCCGGCGGGCAGCGCCAGCGGGTCGCGATGGGCCGCGCCATCGTGCGCAACCCCGCGGTCTTCTGCATGGACGAGCCGCTGTCCAACCTCGACGCCAAGATGCGCGTGCAGACCCGCACCGACATCGCCAAGCTCCAGGCCGACCTCGGTGTCACCACCGTCTACGTCACCCACGACCAGGTCGAGGCGATGACCATGGGCGACCGGGTCGCGGTGATGAAGGACGGCGTGCTCCAGCAGGTCGACACGCCCCTCGCCCTCTACGACCGCCCGGTCAACCTCTTCGTCGCCGGCTTCATCGGCTCCCCGCAGATGAACCTGCTCGAGGCGACCGCCTCGCAGGACGGCCAGGCGCAGATCGGCGACTACCAGGTCCCGGTCGACCCGACCGCGGCCCAGCGGATGCGCGGCCAGGTCACCGTCGGCGTCCGGCCCGAGTCGTGGCGCATCGTCTCGGCCGAGCAGGGCGGGCTGCCGGTCCGGGTCACCGTCGTCGAGGAGCTCGGCGCCGACGGCTACGTCTACGGCACCTCCGGCGTCGACGGCACCCCCGCCAACATCATCGTGCGGGTCTCCGGCCGCGACCAGGTCCACAAGGGCGACACCATCCACGTCACCACCGACCCGGCCCAGGTGCACGTCTTCGACACCGACACCGGCGCGCGCCTGTCCGCGTGA